A window of Reinekea marina contains these coding sequences:
- a CDS encoding protein kinase domain-containing protein, with the protein MVHLGDVNHKTIHLKKPKLAAASNPHYLNQMEHNLKHFYIPEEQSIYLLSHRDAAKLKAWIQLCIRQLERLGYQDIELIGKGAFGFVFGGTTPFGHELVFKFSRVNLPQHVQDKLEEESYLQSLLDHPLIPRVIDYVRVGKQRILVMTRAPGRDLDQWGLEKGALTPRLVVRIASQLAELLDYLRTFKNKQGVLMPVVHGDIKPSNIVYDPTTESIQLIDWGSSVFAQTDIHGQFLSTSVMDLMSSDMHNTNAKLGDVYFIGRDQLNGALSSPRFDEQGTAATLYALASSQGARFASEVITPLSLGLPIEFARILDKMMSTDPTQRNEAADYFMANMPRLKHLVLPELREPEEKPLIPVWIGESPKTIDTVVYSSRKSFLREQHPDINVDDIEDEQLDKYYKNYLQGMGETEKAFVAAVSRLGRFPVVGGITVRWLAEEVHISSAFNLFDKAMRRSFVQSLNHMVTLARAMTRNGTFKAVLYDARDTLHLDRSSEEQPFIVPNHMKLPYTITPAPEGRLNEKMHSYFEDGRDPDEHLVLPESIMDNIRLLDTIHHTGCIIFEVLEKNLKIHNYYRLLDPAKEQEFKECLNRILIAVSDIEGLGIGGFMKMPYKDTRIFSNIEQCEPHFYPVAPKPSTLPMTD; encoded by the coding sequence ATGGTGCACCTAGGCGACGTTAACCACAAAACCATCCACCTAAAAAAACCAAAACTTGCAGCCGCCTCAAATCCCCATTACCTTAATCAGATGGAACACAACCTTAAGCACTTTTACATCCCCGAAGAACAAAGTATTTATTTGCTATCACATCGTGATGCCGCAAAGCTGAAGGCGTGGATTCAATTATGCATCAGGCAGTTAGAGCGGTTGGGGTATCAAGATATTGAGCTCATCGGCAAAGGAGCCTTTGGTTTTGTGTTTGGCGGTACCACTCCATTTGGGCATGAATTGGTGTTTAAGTTTTCACGAGTAAATTTGCCGCAACATGTTCAAGATAAACTAGAAGAAGAAAGTTATTTACAGTCATTGCTTGATCATCCGTTGATCCCAAGGGTGATTGATTATGTTCGTGTCGGTAAACAGCGAATTTTGGTGATGACGCGGGCACCAGGGCGAGATTTAGATCAGTGGGGTCTCGAAAAGGGAGCCTTGACGCCTCGGCTTGTGGTGCGCATTGCTTCACAATTGGCTGAGCTTTTAGATTACTTGCGAACCTTCAAAAATAAGCAGGGTGTATTAATGCCGGTGGTGCATGGCGACATTAAACCCTCGAATATTGTTTATGATCCAACGACAGAGTCTATTCAGTTGATCGATTGGGGTTCTTCTGTGTTTGCCCAAACCGATATTCATGGCCAGTTTTTATCGACCAGCGTTATGGATTTAATGTCGAGCGATATGCATAACACCAACGCCAAATTAGGCGATGTCTATTTTATTGGACGAGATCAACTTAATGGCGCTTTATCGTCGCCGCGATTTGATGAACAAGGCACCGCAGCTACCTTATATGCATTGGCTTCCAGCCAAGGTGCGCGTTTTGCCTCCGAGGTGATCACCCCCTTGTCTTTAGGGTTACCAATTGAGTTTGCACGCATTTTAGACAAGATGATGTCGACCGACCCAACTCAGCGCAACGAAGCCGCCGATTACTTTATGGCCAACATGCCGCGATTAAAACATTTGGTACTACCGGAATTACGCGAACCCGAAGAAAAACCATTGATTCCGGTTTGGATTGGCGAATCTCCCAAAACAATCGATACGGTCGTGTATAGCTCGCGAAAGTCATTTTTGCGGGAGCAGCACCCCGATATCAATGTCGACGATATCGAAGATGAGCAGCTTGATAAATATTACAAAAATTACCTACAAGGCATGGGCGAAACCGAAAAGGCCTTTGTTGCCGCAGTTTCTCGGCTGGGTCGTTTTCCTGTGGTGGGGGGCATTACCGTGCGTTGGCTGGCAGAAGAAGTGCATATTTCCTCAGCGTTTAACCTATTTGATAAAGCCATGCGCCGATCTTTTGTTCAATCGCTTAACCACATGGTCACACTCGCCCGAGCCATGACGCGCAACGGCACCTTTAAAGCCGTATTGTATGATGCACGCGATACCTTGCATTTAGATCGCTCAAGCGAAGAGCAGCCATTTATTGTGCCAAATCACATGAAACTGCCGTACACCATTACGCCTGCGCCAGAAGGTCGGCTTAATGAAAAAATGCATTCTTACTTTGAAGATGGTCGCGATCCCGATGAGCATTTAGTGTTGCCGGAATCTATAATGGACAACATTCGTTTGCTCGACACCATTCACCATACTGGCTGTATTATCTTTGAAGTACTGGAAAAAAACCTAAAAATACACAATTATTATCGCTTGCTCGACCCTGCCAAAGAACAAGAATTTAAAGAGTGTTTAAACAGAATACTCATCGCCGTATCCGATATTGAAGGCTTAGGCATTGGTGGTTTTATGAAAATGCCCTATAAAGATACCCGAATCTTTAGCAATATTGAGCAATGTGAGCCGCATTTTTACCCAGTAGCGCCGAAGCCTTCAACTTTACCCATGACAGACTAA
- a CDS encoding GIY-YIG nuclease family protein, with product MEVMAQESPWWVYFVKCADNSLYTGITTDLNRRVRQHNGELVGGARYTQARRPVELVYAEPCENRSKASAVEYQLRKLPKLKKQALIQTYIREQKE from the coding sequence ATGGAAGTAATGGCTCAAGAAAGCCCTTGGTGGGTGTATTTTGTAAAGTGCGCTGACAATTCGCTCTATACGGGCATCACCACCGATTTAAATCGGCGAGTTCGGCAACATAATGGTGAATTGGTCGGAGGTGCGCGCTATACTCAAGCTCGACGCCCCGTTGAACTGGTGTATGCCGAGCCGTGTGAAAACCGATCCAAAGCCAGTGCAGTGGAGTACCAATTGCGGAAACTTCCAAAGTTAAAAAAACAGGCGTTAATTCAAACCTATATCCGTGAGCAAAAGGAGTAA
- a CDS encoding efflux RND transporter periplasmic adaptor subunit, translating to MLNKILIPAIIIAAALIGYQLMNADEAPSGARQSTPAATTKTPESSSGEANQTPPANRGNRERPANANRESTPNAESADRSGRANSNESTESANGEISEQTATSNQPQRGGGGGGLRSGVLASQGATAVEVQRAVSYEGASQLKVFGVIDAQEKAIITAQSNATVTKILVKEGEKVEPNQAIAQLTDSNITAALAQKQASLSELEARLRNEALKHENDKASLAIEKELLAIAKNSVDRFSNLGSQQLSSSSDYESALKAYQAQLMSVQNRELTIAQYADTLAQSNAQRASLQSQIEQSQLLVNALSPSSEFAGVVAKLPINQGQILKSGETLAELYNPSSLAAYVRVPLRYRLDNFDLTNITATDASGRTWLAQAIRPISESGAQRITFTPEFPLASAPLPGTHLALTLNFPIEKNAVEVPITAVYDQQRVYLFQRGTISPVDIELIGQTDQGFLIAAPELSNESAMIVTTRLNNPITGMAVSLVQSTGGRP from the coding sequence ATGCTAAATAAAATATTAATTCCTGCCATTATCATTGCCGCCGCACTGATCGGTTATCAGCTGATGAACGCCGATGAAGCGCCCAGCGGGGCTCGCCAATCAACACCAGCGGCGACGACTAAAACACCTGAGTCAAGCTCAGGAGAAGCCAATCAAACACCGCCTGCTAACCGAGGTAACCGCGAACGCCCGGCGAATGCCAACCGAGAATCAACACCCAATGCTGAAAGTGCAGATAGATCAGGTAGAGCTAATAGTAATGAAAGCACTGAAAGCGCTAATGGCGAAATATCGGAACAAACGGCGACAAGTAATCAACCACAACGTGGTGGTGGCGGTGGTGGTTTACGCAGCGGCGTTTTAGCCAGCCAGGGAGCTACCGCGGTTGAAGTTCAACGTGCGGTGTCTTATGAAGGCGCTTCTCAATTAAAAGTCTTTGGGGTGATCGATGCTCAAGAAAAAGCCATCATCACAGCACAAAGCAACGCCACGGTGACAAAAATTCTCGTTAAAGAAGGCGAGAAGGTCGAGCCGAACCAAGCCATTGCTCAACTAACGGATTCGAATATAACCGCGGCACTGGCACAAAAGCAGGCGTCATTAAGTGAGCTCGAAGCGCGTTTACGCAACGAAGCGCTGAAGCATGAAAACGATAAAGCTTCACTTGCCATTGAGAAAGAACTATTGGCCATTGCAAAAAACAGCGTAGACCGATTCTCCAATTTAGGCTCTCAACAACTGAGCTCAAGTTCCGATTATGAGAGCGCGCTAAAAGCATACCAAGCCCAATTAATGTCGGTTCAAAACCGTGAACTGACCATTGCACAATATGCCGATACCTTGGCTCAATCTAACGCTCAGCGTGCCTCATTACAAAGCCAAATTGAACAAAGCCAACTACTCGTGAATGCGTTATCGCCATCGAGTGAATTTGCCGGCGTTGTGGCTAAACTGCCTATCAATCAAGGGCAAATTTTAAAATCTGGCGAAACCCTAGCTGAGTTATACAACCCGAGCTCCTTAGCGGCTTATGTTCGAGTGCCTCTACGCTATCGGCTGGATAATTTTGATTTAACGAACATTACCGCAACCGATGCCAGTGGCCGTACTTGGTTAGCCCAAGCCATTCGCCCCATCAGTGAAAGCGGTGCTCAACGAATTACCTTTACACCAGAGTTTCCGCTCGCCTCTGCACCCTTACCAGGAACCCACCTTGCGTTAACGCTGAATTTCCCTATAGAAAAAAATGCCGTTGAAGTGCCTATTACCGCCGTGTACGACCAACAACGTGTCTACCTATTTCAGCGTGGCACTATTTCACCTGTCGACATTGAATTGATCGGGCAAACGGATCAAGGCTTTTTAATTGCCGCGCCGGAACTTTCAAATGAATCAGCCATGATAGTGACCACTCGCTTGAATAACCCAATTACCGGAATGGCTGTATCATTGGTTCAGTCTACAGGTGGCCGACCATGA